One window of the Halarcobacter mediterraneus genome contains the following:
- a CDS encoding peptidylprolyl isomerase, producing MDGKRNLFSVKKILLALVTFASLSFAQQLVDAIALVVNDEPITLYDIEKRKAQANISKDKAVSQLIDEVLFDQLVDDNNITADIFDVNNYLEKLAASNGMDLYEFKSIIRQQYKDYAAYEEKTRQLILREKLTNKLVRGNVKVATEEDLKIYYENNKNMFKTASKVKAIQYSSKDRRALEEARTNPMLNIQGVNKAPVDLDQSNLNPQLRYILNETAINKFTPIFTSDKHYVSLFISHKENQDIIAFENVRDRIFNIVMQDREKKYLKDYFEKLKLSADIKIVR from the coding sequence ATGGATGGAAAGAGAAACTTGTTTTCAGTTAAGAAAATACTACTTGCTTTAGTAACTTTTGCTTCTTTATCATTTGCGCAGCAATTAGTTGATGCAATAGCACTAGTTGTAAATGATGAACCAATTACACTTTATGATATTGAAAAAAGAAAAGCCCAAGCTAATATAAGCAAAGATAAAGCAGTAAGTCAACTTATTGATGAGGTTTTATTTGATCAATTAGTAGATGACAATAATATTACAGCAGATATTTTTGATGTTAATAACTATTTAGAAAAACTTGCGGCTTCTAATGGAATGGATTTATATGAATTTAAATCAATTATTAGGCAGCAATATAAAGATTATGCAGCATATGAAGAAAAAACAAGACAATTAATCTTAAGAGAGAAATTAACAAATAAACTTGTTAGAGGAAATGTAAAAGTAGCTACAGAAGAGGACTTGAAAATTTATTATGAAAATAATAAAAATATGTTTAAAACAGCATCAAAAGTAAAAGCAATCCAATATTCATCAAAAGATAGAAGAGCTTTAGAAGAAGCTAGAACAAATCCTATGTTAAATATTCAAGGAGTAAATAAAGCTCCAGTAGATTTAGACCAATCTAATTTAAATCCTCAATTAAGATATATTTTAAATGAGACAGCAATAAATAAATTTACTCCTATCTTTACTTCAGATAAACATTATGTATCTTTATTTATTTCTCATAAAGAAAATCAAGATATTATCGCATTTGAAAATGTTAGAGATAGAATATTTAATATAGTAATGCAAGATAGAGAGAAAAAATATTTAAAAGATTATTTTGAAAAACTAAAACTATCAGCTGATATAAAAATAGTAAGATAA